The following are encoded in a window of Cyprinus carpio isolate SPL01 chromosome A13, ASM1834038v1, whole genome shotgun sequence genomic DNA:
- the LOC109049815 gene encoding AN1-type zinc finger protein 4-like, with amino-acid sequence MTDKRNPPFFNDDNVGVVHYKLPFSETMELFIETLTGTCFQLRVSPFEQVVSVKAKILRLEGIPVSQQHLIWNGMELEDEYCLHDYSITEGCTLKLVLAMRGGPVNTRRVTVTDDSVRDIADCLDAGREEMWEKSLPNKQVTFLVYREGDQLNFFRVVDRGDGTLTPVSESLSGTSLHNVYTEEEEETESGSSEQQTLENSITMSKMKLLKAKMENMNLNKKPKKTAKLKVRPPVGPRPCSGSLGSARHHRMFRVLPQIGHASPTHLPPIGDQQQPAVSSPAAGSSHQAFTSLSSPSSSSHAHPSSGASGVYMLQAEEPWDNPVPRKIRLPPKVSRLDMRRPKVVRDCVYPPVSLLSSSGVQDEVDLQSDRLTIAENSAVMEPSKSVHFSLPEPLSLDVSTQRERGLSSITLPEPNTTAPLLSQAISTNWLASQSDPLAPPHIPQHFEFTGSSSPAQALLRTSNSPSLPASSPSRTTSVCGLKVDKHSEVISKSEARDITKMANKAAKEPLGSVSNAKLLASLAGGGGQEALAGPFALGRLCATAAPLPTNIHLLQEDLLRRMSPLQRTAGHTPSSSSSGLSSSIKRLGTPTHHLPPVKVPTGTKKKSSKHCFLCGKKTGLATSYECRCGKIFCSMHRYSETHDCTYDYKSAGRRFLQEANPIISAPKLPKI; translated from the exons ATGACTGACAAGAGGAACCCACCGTTTTTCAATGATGACAATGTAGGCGTGGTGCACTACAAGCTGCCCTTCAGCGAGACCATGGAGCTGTTCATTGAGACTTTGACAGGGACCTGCTTCCAGCTGCGCGTCTCTCCGTTTGAACAGGTCGTCTCAGTCAAGGCCAAGATCCTGAGATTGGAGG GCATCCCGGTCTCTCAGCAGCATTTGATATGGAATGGGATGGAGCTTGAAGATGAGTACTGCTTACATGATTACAG CATCACAGAGGGCTGCACTCTAAAGCTGGTGCTCGCCATGAGAGGAGGGCCTGTAAACACCAGACGAG TGACAGTGACGGATGACTCTGTGAGGGATATCGCTGACTGCCTTGATGCAGGGAGAGAGGAGATGTGGGAAAAATCTCTACCTAATAAACAGGTCACCTTCCTGGTGTACCGTGAGGGAGATCAGCTCAATTTCTTCCGAGTGGTGGATAGAGGAGATGGAACTCTCACACCTGTGTCTGAATCATTGAG TGGCACCTCTTTACACAATGTGTacacggaggaggaggaggaaacagAGAGTGGATCTTCAGAACAGCAGACGCTGGAGAACTCCATCACAATGAGCAAGATGAAGCTGCTCAAGGCCAAGATGGAGAATATGAACCTTAACAAAAAG CCCAAGAAGACTGCTAAATTAAAAGTCAGACCTCCAGTGGGTCCGCGGCCCTGCAGCGGTTCGCTTGGCTCTGCCCGACACCATCGAATGTTTCGTGTCCTTCCTCAGATTGGCCACGCTTCTCCAACACATCTACCTCCAATCGGTGATCAGCAGCAACCTGCAGTTTCATCCCCTGCTGCTGGCTCCTCCCACCAAGCATTCACATCTCTCTCGAGTCCCTCTTCCTCAAGCCACGCTCATCCTTCCTCTGGAGCTTCTGGTGTATATATGCTCCAGGCTGAGGAACCATGGGATAATCCAGTGCCAAGGAAGATCAGACTCCCTCCTAAAGTGTCCAGGCTGGATATGAGAAGGCCTAAAGTTGTGCGAGACTGTGTGTACCCACCTGTATCACTTCTGTCCAGTTCTGGAGTTCAAGATGAGGTTGATCTCCAGAGTGACAGATTAACAATAGCCGAGAACTCAGCAGTGATGGAGCCGTCCAAATCTGTACACTTCAGTCTTCCTGAGCCCCTGAGTCTGGACGTATCCACTCAGCGAGAGCGAGGTTTGAGCTCTATAACTCTCCCGGAACCCAACACCACAGCTCCTCTTCTTTCCCAAGCCATCAGCACGAACTGGCTGGCGTCCCAATCTGACCCTCTCGCACCTCCTCACATACCGCAGCACTTTGAGTTCACGGGTTCCTCCAGTCCAGCTCAAGCGCTCCTCAGAACTAGCAACAGCCCATCGCTTCCAGCCAGCTCCCCGTCACGGACCACATCTGTATGTGGGCTCAAAGTGGACAAGCATTCAGAGGTGATTTCCAAAAGCGAGGCCCGAGACATTACGAAGATGGCTAATAAAGCGGCTAAAGAGCCATTGGGTTCGGTGAGCAACGCAAAGCTCCTGGCCTCCCTTGCAGGCGGTGGTGGTCAAGAGGCCCTTGCCGGGCCCTTTGCGCTGGGCAGGTTATGTGCTACAGCCGCCCCCCTACCAACCAACATCCATCTGTTGCAGGAAGACCTGCTGAGGAGGATGTCCCCCCTACAGAGGACAGCTGGCCACACA CCATCAAGCTCATCAAGCGGCCTCTCCAGTTCAATAAAGAGATTAG GCACTCCAACACATCACTTGCCCCCTGTGAAGGTTCCCACTGGAACAAAGAAAAAGAGTTCAAAGCACTGCTTCCTGTGTGGGAAGAAGACCGGGTTGGCCACCAGCTATGAATGCAG gTGTGGCAAGATCTTCTGTTCCATGCACCGCTACTCCGAGACGCACGACTGTACGTATGACTACAAAAGCGCAGGCCGACGCTTTCTACAGGAGGCCAACCCCATCATAAGTGCACCAAAGCTGCCCAAAATATGA